The Impatiens glandulifera chromosome 3, dImpGla2.1, whole genome shotgun sequence genome contains a region encoding:
- the LOC124928579 gene encoding probable calcium-binding protein CML44, which yields MSSLSTNDLQRIFERLDKNQDGYVSSIELSQILQVGIEISFTHNDLESLMRKTSLDFIDFVLFYETLVNKVDNQNATTGMDSNIIDESEEKDLVKAFRVFDVNGDGVITSEELGNVLSRLGMWNEHCGEGDCDSMIRTYDANLDGVLDFEEFKNMLVANNS from the coding sequence ATGTCTAGTCTCAGCACCAATGATTTGCAACGAATATTTGAGAGACTAGACAAAAACCAAGATGGCTACGTAAGTAGTATCGAACTCTCCCAAATCCTACAAGTAGGCATCGAGATATCATTTACCCACAATGATCTCGAGTCTCTCATGAGAAAAACATCTCTTGATTTCATCGATTTTGTCTTGTTCTATGAAACCCTCGTCAACAAAGTTGATAATCAAAATGCCACAACGGGGATGGATAGTAATATTATTGATGAAAGTGAAGAGAAGGATCTTGTGAAGGCGTTTAGAGTTTTCGATGTTAATGGAGATGGTGTGATCACATCGGAAGAGTTGGGAAATGTGTTGTCGAGGCTTGGGATGTGGAATGAACATTGTGGTGAAGGAGATTGCGATAGTATGATCAGAACTTATGATGCTAATTTGGATGGGGTgcttgattttgaagagttcAAAAATATGTTGGTTGCAAATAATTCATAA
- the LOC124932419 gene encoding protein kinase STUNTED-like, with protein sequence MTQNGRTGECGEMERVGRTVVVGVKLDSQSKELLNWALVKVAGTGDRVIAIHVLNNKVDRDGKSSLMSMVEGFDTVLAVYEGFCELKQVDLKLKICRGSSIQKVLVREAISYLATDVVVGIAQTHHTIRSSKSVAKYCARKLSKNCSIIAVDNGKIVFKRESCKSPISRMFITEEDDHNRTVLLGLNQTKPTKENVQSSTQKSNCVICSTYPQFPKNLHPQSKEFCDEEFSGFQWGLDSPFRHCSSNENFEFDERNGSLVVPSRSECLTLQSSPCPSFSGLPEELEGFLEKYSSVCRLFTYQELQQATSNFMPENLIGTGGSSRVYRGSLLDGKEVAVKMLNPFEDAIKEFRLEIEMITALNHKNIILLSGFCLEDTNLLLVYDFLPRGNLEENLHSDDKASLGFGWKERYKVALGIAEALAYLHIEIEKPMIHRDVKSSNILLSNDFEPQLSDFGLAKWSSIMSSDMDCSDVAGTFGYLAPEYFMYGKVNEKIDVYAFGVVLLELVSGRKPINSDLPKGQDILVLWAERILNDGKISELVDPRLGSDYDFDQMKRMVLAASLCIRRAPGARPCMDRVLKLLLEEEGDIDEIIEMNGCEERREGEEEEEFNRSKLQSHLNLVFQDGEDDSLSMSSMEQNFVSIEDYLKGRCSRESSFA encoded by the exons ATGACCCAGAACGGGCGCACCGGAGAATGTGGGGAAATGGAACGAGTAGGCCGGACTGTGGTGGTGGGTGTTAAGTTGGATTCTCAAAGTAAAGAGCTTTTGAACTGGGCTCTAGTTAAGGTAGCTGGAACTGGTGATCGTGTGATTGCTATTCATGTTTTGAACAACAAGG TTGATCGAGATGGGAAATCATCGCTTATGTCAATGGTTGAAGGGTTTGATACTGTTCTTGCTGTTTATGAAGGTTTCTGCGAGTTGAAACAG GTTGATCTCAAGCTTAAGATTTGCAGAGGTTCATCAATCCAAAAAGTCCTTGTTCGTGAAGCAATATCATACTTAGCAACAGACGTTGTTGTGGGAATAGCTCAAACCCACCACACAATTCGATCATCAAAATCTGTGGCAAAGTACTGTGCTAGAAAACTGTCAAAAAATTGCTCCATAATTGCGGTTGACAATGGAAAGATTGTCTTCAAAAGAGAATCTTGTAAATCTCCCATTTCTAGAATGTTCATTACAGAAGAAGATGATCATAACAGAACGGTATTGCTTGGTTTGAATCAGACTAAACCAACAAAAGAAAATGTTCAAAGTAGTACCCAGAAAAGTAACTGTGTCATATGTTCAACATATCCTCAATTTCCCAAAAATCTGCATCCCCAATCGAAGGAGTTTTGTGATGAGGAGTTTTCAGGGTTTCAATGGGGGTTAGACTCACCCTTTCGGCATTGCTCatcaaatgaaaattttgaattcgaCGAGAGAAATGGTTCCTTAGTTGTTCCCTCTAGATCTGAATGCTTAACTTTACAATCATCCCCTTGCCCCAGTTTCAGCGGCTTACCAGAAGAATTGGAGGGTTTTCTTGAGAAATATTCGTCTGTATGCAGATTATTTACATATCAAGAATTGCAGCAGGCGACATCAAATTTCATGCCAG AGAACTTGATTGGTACGGGTGGTAGCAGCCGCGTTTATAGGGGTTCCCTTCTCGATGGAAAGGAAGTTGCTGTGAAGATGTTGAATCCATTTGAAGATGCAATAAAAGAGTTCAGATTAGAAATTGAGATGATAACAGCCTTGAATCACAAGAATATCATATTGCTTTCTGGATTTTGTCTGGAGGATACTAATCTTCTCCTGGTGTATGATTTCTTACCCAGAGGAAACCTCGAGGAGAATCTTCACA GCGATGATAAGGCTAGTTTAGGATTTGGTTGGAAAGAAAGATATAAGGTGGCTTTGGGGATTGCTGAGGCATTGGCTTATCTACACATTGAAATAGAGAAACCGATGATTCACAGAGATGTGAAGTCGTCTAATATTCTACTGTCCAATGATTTCGAGCCACAG ttaTCTGATTTTGGACTTGCTAAATGGTCATCGATAATGTCATCCGATATGGATTGCTCTGATGTTGCAGGGACCTTCGG ATATCTGGCACCTGAATATTTCATGTATGGAAAAGTTAATGAGAAGATCGATGTGTATGCTTTTGGCGTTGTACTTCTTGAACTTGTTTCGGGAAGAAAGCCTATAAACAGTGATCTTCCAAAGGGACAAGATATTCTGGTTTTGTGG GCAGAAAGGATTCTGAATGATGGGAAGATTTCTGAGTTGGTGGATCCAAGATTGGGTAGTGATTATGATTTTGATCAAATGAAAAGGATGGTTTTGGCTGCTTCTCTATGTATAAGACGAGCACCTGGAGCTCGGCCCTGTATGGATAGG GTGTTAAAGCTTCTTCTTGAGGAAGAGGGCGATATTGATGAGATAATTGAAATGAATGGTTGTGAAGAAAGGAGAGAaggcgaagaagaagaagaatttaaCCGTTCCAAACTACAGTCCCACCTTAATCTTGTTTTTCAAGACGGGGAAGATGATTCTCTATCAATGAGTAGCATGGAGCAAAACTTCGTGTCCATAGAGGACTACTTGAAAGGAAGGTGTAGTCGCGAATCAAGCTTTGCCTAA